The Juglans regia cultivar Chandler chromosome 6, Walnut 2.0, whole genome shotgun sequence genome contains the following window.
TGATGAATATTGAAGGCAAAAGTAAGGACACCGCCAATGCGTGTAGGGATTTGGAAGATCTTGGACTaagaaaagaattacatttaCGGCATGATGGTAATCATACTTCTATGAGTCTTGCATGTTATATGTTAAATGTAACTGAGCGAAGGAGTTTTTGTGCACGTCTTTCAGAAGTCAAATTTCCAGATGGTTTTGCCTCAAATATTGCCCGGTGTGTCAACATTACTGAAGGAAAAATCATAGGGATGAAGAGCCATGATTGTCAtatctttatgcaatatttgttGCCAGTTGTTATTGGTGGGTACCTACGACCCGATATTAGGGGAGCTTTAATCGAGTTCTGctcatttttcaaagaattatgtTCACGAACACTAGACATAACAGTGTTGGAACGGCTTCAAGCTAATATCCCCATCATTCTTTGcaaattagaaatgatattcccacctgcattttttgatatcatggtgCATCTTGCCATTCATCTGCCAGATGAGGCATTGCTAGCAGGACCTGTTCAGTATAGGTGGATGTACCCTTTCGAGAGGTATCTGGGTAAGTTCAAGCGATATGTCCGCAACAGAGCCCGTCCAGAAGGCTCAATTGCTGAGGCATATGTTCATGTCGAGTGCCTGACGTTTTGCTCTATGTACCTTAATGATATCGAGACTAGATATAACCGGGAGGAACGGAACATTGACTTGGTTGGCCTCTCGAGAGGCAAGTTTATCGGTTTTCTCCCAAAAAGTGCGCCCGTTAGGGGCAGCAAGAATGGAAAAATTACCCGATGCACTTTTTTCCAAGGCCGAGTGGTACGTCCTTAATAATTGCGCAGAGATTGAGGACTATATAGAGTAAGTGCACCCTCTATATCCATAcatgctttttattttgttttattatgaTTGGATAACTTATTAATGCATATAGTTTTTGTAGTgatcactataacaaaatgaaagaagaggaCCCCAGTAACATTGAGCGTAGGCACCAAAGTCAATTCCCAACGTGGTTCAGAACACGTGTAAGATTTCCCTTTTTCACTTATAAACATATCCCTTTATAGAACCTTCGAATTTCTTCCTTAATGTTCTCCTTTGTCAAATATCCATGTTAGATTGCCGAGTTGCATGCGAAGACTCCCCCTGAGGTGACCGATGACATATATGCATTAGCATGTGGTCCAGATCCACTAGTTGCATCATATGCTGGCTGTATAATGAATGGAATTCGGTTTCACACGAATGATCTCGAAGGGCGTCGCCGCACCCAAAATAGTGGGGTTGTTGTTCATGCCGACCATGAAGGATTGCCAATTGACTTCTACGGTGTGTTGCAGGACATCATAGAATTACGCTATATGGGTTGGCGTAagtgttttttgtttaaatgtgattggtgggacaTTGGCGACACGAGAAGGGGGATACACATTGGAGATCACTTCACGAGTGTCAACACTTCTAGGCAATGGTATAAAGATGAGCCTTTCGCTCTAGCATGCCAAGCGTTGCAAGTGTTTTACATAAAAGACCCGACTTTGGGGGGAAGTTGGCACGCAGTACACAAGATAACAAATAGGAATGTTTACAATATTCCCCACAAGACCTCGGACTTGCATGAACTTGATGATGAATTGCACGTTGTTGAAACAGAAGACGATAGTGACACTGATGTTAGGAACTATGGTAATGTTAATGAAACTAACCCAGGCATGCTCAATCCATTGACCAGAGTAAATGAAGACCACTTGCCCGTTGATGACGCCACATTGTCACCAGAGCAATTGGCTGAAGAAAGTGCTGATGAGGCCTTCACTGATGATGAAAACATTAACAGCGTGTTTTGGATGGAGAACATAGATGAGGGGGATGGCGATGGTACTGAATAAAAACCTCAGTTTCATTATTATAGACTCTGTTGCTGATGGTTGTTCTTATCCTATTTTGATGATAATGGTTTCTCTAATGATATATAATGTTAATCACTTCTACATAACTATTTCGCTTATTAAATGTTGTGCCCGACTTTCAATTCCACCATACATGCAATTAGATGcatgaggattttatatacatgatatgTTTTTTAGTCATTAAGTTATAGTCATATTAATGCACCATTAAGAGGGTATATATTCACTCCGGGATTTATATTGCTGACTGACTTGGTTTCTGTTTTCATCTATTTGCAGACAGCGCATGACTTTACTCATTGGGAGATCATCTCCACACTTCAAGAAAGCATGTGTGAAGgcattattttgatataacgtGGCCACTGTCTGTATGCTTTCTTTACTTTGACTTGCAACGCTGAAAATTGGTGCTCAACTACCACTGTTCCTTTTGATATTCAGAATGTTTCCAAGATACAAAAGCCTTGCATTTTAGAAACCCAACGAACTTAACTAAATTTAAGTTATTAAAAATTCCAACCATCACATTCTTTTAACAATTAATGTCTTTTACACAAATAAAAGGGGAGCAGCCCAATACACATGAGATATACAACTAAATATATCAGTCACTACAACCTATCATCCAATACACATAAGACCACCTAAATTCAAGTAATGAATTTAGTAAGATACAGATGATAGTGCTGGTAGTTGGAAAAAACTAAATATGATACAACAAAAGAATGGACTAATGATGCAACTTTATAATACCATTTTGGGATTTCAGATGCGTACAATTGTTTGGTGCTTTAGCTGAATGTTAGTTTGCTTGAAATCTAGTCATGAATGGCAGTTAAATACAACAAGGTTCCAGGAGATGGACCACATCGAGCAGTCCATACAAGCGCCCTATATGGACTCATTAACAAATTGAAAGCACtaggaaaattacaaaatggAGTCACTATTCAAATTGTGAATAGTATAATATTGTGCTTTGGGTCTAAAATATACATTGCCGAATCAgacatgttaattttttttttttttttttagatattggtGTGGATTTTTCGTAGACCATCTAGTATCTTCTAGAATTCTTACATGAATCCAATGTAGACAATTCTCAATATTATGGTTTACATGGAAAGATTTAGTTGTCACATCTAGCTCAAAGAAATAGAATAGCTCCTAAAAATATTCACCATTCTGGTACATAGAAACAATTGTTTGGGCTGGAGGACAGTTGCTTAACGTTAATTACAAATCCACACCATTGCAAATGCACGCGTGGTGGTAAGCTAAATTTGAAACTGTCCTTACCACCATTTTTCAGACCCAATGGTTGCACAAATTGTGAAGCCAGAGTGTTAAATGAATGGATACGACATGAATGACACATGGTTTGAGAAAGCATTTAAAATACATATGAAGTGTCTAAACTTACCACTTAAAATGGTATGGGTATCTCGATGATGGGATATTTAAATGTGAGTATAGGTCTATTTGCTTTCCAGGTGCAAACAGAGGTGGCCAATGTGTATGTCACCCAATGAACAGGGGAAATACACAAAATTTACTGATTGCCATATATAAACAGTTTGTTGCCAACCTTATGAATTCTCACATATATACTcaaaattttaatgtttaacttgaaaaataaagagTGACATTGAAGTTTAATCTACTTCCATACACAATTTGTACTTTGTGGGGAATTGATGTCAGCCATGTAATACCATTTTTATTGCTGCATTGGGCTTCTATGATGACCTATACGTTTCTGTAATTAAGAGAGATGCAGCCAGTCAATGGGAATATAGAATGTCTAACTCTGTTTCTATAGTATCAAAGCAAAGACACATTCATGGATAAGGCTTTTGATATGGAAAGTgttatatatggaaagttttatACATGGGAAGTTCAAGTATTAAAGCAATGGTGATACAGTTTTCATATTGTACTTGATGTATGGACCTTTTGATGCCTATGCTATTTAGGAAATTATATATTCACCAACTTTGTCAAAGCAAAAGCCAAGTATAAGGCGGATTTGGAATATAAATATTTGGAAATGTACATGCTTAGATCGAATAAAGAATTGGAAGTGTGTATTCGTTGCATGAAAAAGTTTATTTTGAGTAGatggttttttttcctttattttccacTCATAATTGCGTAAAAGGTGATGAACGGGACATGTTAAAAGGAAGGTGATGAACGGGACAGGCAAGAGGCCACCAACGACGACATTCGAATCAGCATACACAAATAACTCTCTAAACCCAAGCGAATGACACCATCGTAACCCATCAAGTAAAGCATAACAACTCCGCAATTGTGTTCGTTGCTTGGCATGtactaaaattaacaaaatcctGCCAAGGATCTTCACACGAATGATCAAAATTGGAAAAACCCCTTGAAGCCATACATGCTTCTATGGGGTACAAATCTAATTCACCGATAATCGTTTTGCCACACGAAAAGACTATTTATATAATCTGGGtatgagaaaaaattataaatgttttttgTAGACATAAGTAGcttgtgtttatgaatttaataaaagtctAGTGTAATTTAttcaatataacatatatactagCGTTTTATACTTTACACACTAAGACATCAACAAAATCCTTTTATTGTAACTATAACACGATTAAAAAGCTAATGTAGATGAATGAGTAAAAAGCCTCATtcataattgattttttaattgcaCTTTGCTTTCTATCATATACTAACATGTGTACCAAATAATGCCAGTTGTCTTCATTAGTCACATTATCAAATAAAGTAGTTCTAGTGATATGAgggttaaaatacttaaatcaCAGTTGGCCCAACCCATAGTTTGGACACAAAGATATATGTTGGGCAGAGAACACCAATTTATATCAACGTGCATTTTATAGGaatgttttcataatttttaattgcATGGTGCTTTCTATCATATACTAACATGTGGGCCAAATAACGCCAGCTGTCTCCATTTCTCACTTTATAGAGATTAAAGTAGTTCTTGTTTCTAAGAgggttaaaatacttaaaacaaagTTGGCCCAGCCCATAGTTTGGACACAAAGATATATGTTGGGCAGAGAACACCAATTCATATCAATTGGCGTTATGAgaatgttttcatattttttaattgcatgGTGATTTCTATCATATACTAACATGTGTACCAAATAACGCCAGCTGTCTTCATTTATCACATTATCAAATTATAGTAGTTCTTGTGTTTTAATGTTACGTTTACAATTCACAGTTTTTTCCAGCCCCTAACAAGACCTCTGATGACCCATGTGCATAGCAGAAAAGGTGAAATATGACCACATACTGAATAGGTTTCAGAGGCATACGCGGGAAAGTAATATTTGGAAGAGGCGGGATTTTAAAGCCTGGAGAGTGGGTGAACTGGCGCCAGTCTATGACCTCGGAAGTGACAGGAGCTGTACATCAGTATTTTGTGGGTTCTAAAGGCCAGTTCATGTCGACTGCTCTGGGTTCCAGATTAAGACTGAGTGATTAAGCAAGGAGATTTAGAATCCAGGGTTCTGAATCAGAAGACCAAACTCCAAGTACGCACACCACAGTTTCTGAACATACTGAAGTCCCACCACACTTGTTCACCTATTTGGCTGAAGAACTAACCAACTCAGACAAGAAAAGGTACAACTTTTTTGTAACCCTAGAAAATTATTCTTGCCTTCAATGAGCAAAGACACTCTCTTCATGGTATTTCTGTGTGATATAAGAATGgcaaaaatctggaaaatttccagAGGCATATACTTTGCTAAATTTTCTGAATGTTGACGGTAAAgactaatttttcataaatggtAGGAATTTTGACAGATATTGAGGGATGTAATAATGTATACTGGGGTTTGCATATAAGGAATAATTAGAAGAAGATAGTACATATAATTAACAGAAAGTTGTCATTGTTAACATAGAAGTACCTTCTATGCACTTCAACCAAGTTGCTAAGTGTATGTGAACCCAGGGAGCAGCATCATACCCTCTGGATGGTGTGTTGCAGTCTCTCTCATTTTTACTTTAGGTTTTTGTCTCAAAGTGGAGGACAAACAGATTAGATATTTATGttttcacatcatttaaatGTGATAAGTCATCTGATTTTAACAAGAGACAGATTGTGATAACtccaaagtttttaaaattcacTTCCTTTGATGAAGAAGCCAGAATGTTATGGATATTGTGATTATACAATGTGCATGGATTGGGTTGAGCATAAATTGAAGTAAGAGTGTTCAATGGATTTGCATGTGATAAGTGCGTATTAATTGGTGAATAATGAACATTAGGTATAGTTATGCCATCTACTCCTAAGATGGCATGTCATTACCAATTATTCAAAATAGATGACATGAGGTGTGTTAGAGCTGccgaaaatttgaaagaatgtTACGGGTTTTTGGTGAAAACGTGACTTGATGTTGAATTTTCAATATCTTTTGTAACCTGAGGAAGCCATGTATATTTTCACACACATTCACACAGTGATGTTAACTTACATAATGATGTTGATGGGTTCCTTATTCGTAGATAGCACTTATGAAAACGCTAACACAACTAGGACTAGTGTTGATAACTAGTCATACGTGGTTATGTTATGGGTTCCATGTTGGTTGTTGTATTGTAATTACAGGAAATACAACAATGGTGATTAGAGGCAAAAGAGGTCGGGGTCTTCGACACAGACGTCCACTAATTGTCACATCAAGCCCTATTGACGAAGTTCCAGAGTTGGTGCCTCCGACAAGGAGCCGAGATGAGGAAGATCCCATAGTTGATGCCTCAACTGAAGCAGTACCAGAGGTGGGTGTAGAAGAGTCCAATCATGATGTACAACATGATGACAATGAGGGGGATAACATCACAGACTTGGCAGGTAGCTAGTATGATGTTCAGCTTTGGTAATTTTGACTAGTTTTTCTGTTTAGAATCCTTAGCAATGATTCTATAACATTAACAAGTTTATTCTTTGCAAATTAATACAGTTCCACCCATAAAAAAACGAGGCCGAGGGCCTGCGAAGGGTACATCATTTGAAAGGTTGAGAAAGTTTGGTAAGATCCCTTTAAACATAAAGGATGGGCATAGGGGTCCATCATGTGAAAATGCCACTATATTCAGTAGTCGAGTGAGCTGGATTATAAGAGTGCATGCTGAAATGCGGCATGCTAGTTGGAGTGTGGTAGACGACAAGGAGAAGCATGAGCTCATCAATCGTGTTAGAGTAgggtttttttatatatataaatgatttttatttatgattatgcaTGTGATTTTTGGAGTGACAACGTGTATGTGAACTTGTACAATGTTTTGCAGGGTGATTTTATCTTGGATTGGTCAAAAGACAATCATCGAGAGGCTGTAGTAAACACACTCGCTGATAGGTACAATGCGTACCATTATGAACTACACAAGCACTACCTTAAATATGCATCGCATGAGGAGGCAGTAGCTGGTCGGAGATCGTCGGTGGAGCCACATGTTTGGGAGTGGCTATGTGATAGGTGGGCTAGCGGGACATTCAAGGTAACTATGGATAGTGTTATATTCATGTTGGGAAAACATggatattgtgtttatttttctctgcaatttaggtgtcatctatatatattgtgtgtttTCTTGAGGCATTGTTTCCTGTGTGTAagtgcatgacaataaatctCTGGAATTCTTTCAGGAGCAGTCTCGTAGAAACacaaataataggaaaaaacaGAAGGTCAAACATACTGGTGGGAGGAAATCTTTTGTCAGGATTATGGAAGAGAAGGTAAGATATATAGTAAATAAAGTGAGTGTGGGAGAATGATTTTCTGTCCATACAATGCTTTTGAACCTTAATTAACATAAATTGTAAATGAAGGGTGAGGAGGCACCGAATATGATTGCCTTTTACAAAGAAACACATTGGTCTAAGGAGAAGGGGAAATTCATCAATGCAGCAAGTGAACACAATTATGTGAGTTAGCTGATACATTTTATGGATGATTTCTAATTATTTACTTCGAACATGCATGGCTGACCTGCATGCACTGATGTTTTTGTTTATGAAATATCAGAATCTGATGGTAGAGAGGTTGAATGAGAAAGAGACTGAAGAGGCTCAGGATACTGATGTTGCTGCTGATGTTTTCAAAGAGGTCTTGGGGTATAAATCTGGCTATGCACAAGGGCAGGGCCACTCAGTCATTCCTGAGCCCTCCccttttatgcaaaaaaataagGCATTTAAACGATTGGCCGAGGAGAATGTAAGAAACAAGACTTTTGCAGACATTTACAAGACTCAACTAGAGTCAATTTTGGGTGATATGGCTGATCTGCGCAAACAGTTTTCTGAGCATGAAAAACAACTAAACATGATAAACTCACAGTTGGAGTCAAATAGAGAGTCTCAAGAAGAGGCTCCAGGAGATGCTTAGGCATCTCTCATATGGTTGGGATCTTTTTGAGTGTTGGGgacttttgtgttttttgttccCCCTATGGAAATGGCAGTTAGTTAAATGTCAATGGTTAAGAAGGAGATTGTTGGCAGGTTGGGGTGTTTTGATATAAAGTGTGGGAGGTGGTTATAtaagtgggatttttttttttgccatcgTAACCTGGTAATGTAATGGAAGTTGCTGCATGCAAAGGTGTCGTGATGGTATGCATCAGGTAATGGTTTTTACCCAACAGTATCAGTGAGTATCTTCTCATATACAAAGATAATTATGGTTTGTAGTAttcgatatatttttttatgtgtggGATGGGTTGACAAtgatcaatttttgtttttttatacaGGGATATTGCTGCATGCATGTAGGTAGCTGCATATACTGAATGGTTCCAACAGTGCACAGTTCTGTAAGTATATGACAACCCTTGCATCACAGTTGAACATGACCTCGACAGTTCACAAAGAGAAGTGAAAAATAGAACTGGATAGGAGCCCCAGATCCAGTACTGATGGTATATGCTTAATTTATCTGTGCTACTGTTTATTAGTGCTGGACCACTTAGTGCATGATGTTAGCATATGGAAATTGGGAACGTACCACATGTTTGTTTAAAGTAGATTGGATTTTGGTATTGACTGGTGTATTGAAAGAATAAGTAATTCTTAATTAATAGGTGGTTTTGATGTTGGTGGAAGATAAGAGTCAGTTTTTCTAGTAATAGGTGGTTCTCAATTTTACAGCAATATACATTTTTCGGGTTATATATAGGTAATCGAaacaagaaaggaagaaaattataaagtcaTGAACTTATGGCCGTGGATTtgctttgaatttttaaaatgagGATTGGAAGAGAAGCAAGTCTGGTCTTCCATGTGCACAGGAAAACAGAGGTGAATTCCATGATGGCCTTGCTACATGGATTACTGCTACAATGTAATAATGTATAGTTTTTGGAATGGGATGTGGTTGCTTCATATTGTATATTGAAGCTGTCATGCAACTTCATTGTTCACATATGAAGTAGTTTTATGTCATATTTCACACATGATTGAAGCTGgtgacaatatataatatattgttcataTATTGGCTAAACATGTGGTCAACAGTTTCTGCCCAGCCAAATGGTGTTCGTACAGCAATACCTCTTGATTTTTTTGTGATCTTGTTTAGCACTCGTAAATGCAGTTTGGTCATTCTACAATGACCATAGGCATTTATCTAGCTTTAAGTCAGCCTCTCTTCATTGAAATGTGATAATCAATGATTTGTTGTTCTAATTTGAGATTGAAAACCAAACCTCAAGTTGGAAATATATCTAATATCCCTATAACCATTGTATGATAAACATACTTGAATTCTTTTCGCAATAAAATTTTTGAGTATGATCaagtatttatgtttttgttctaTGTACAGAGTCATAGTTTGGATGTTTTTGTCAACAATATAGAGCATACTGAGatgtacatatacatatatatatatatatatatgtatatatatatgccatctaATGTGGAAGACTTGATTATTGTATACTAATAATGAAGGAGGTGAAAACAGAATGTGCTATTGATATATTAGGTTCCTGCTAGGGAAATAATAAGAATTGgcatacttattatttttatagatcaTGTTGGACAATTTATATATTGCTGCAAGTATATATACTATTGCCAGCTTGCTAGAGGATTTTACAATGATTAGTCCGTGGGTTTAATATTATAGATGCTAACAGTATATTAAGGGATTCTTACTCAGATCACTGTCATTTACTAATTCTTTATGGTTTGTACATGTAATGGTTTTTTGGTTGAGGCAAGCGGTTGATGTGATGATAACATCATGTATGCTATCTGTTGGACAGGTCTTCTTCATTCACAATATACGGGAATCTGACCCTGATATAGAGGCTGCATTGGTACATGTGGATGAGTGCAATGGAGATATGGGGAGATTTAATTTGGAGCAAAGTTCATGAAATGGATATATGTAGACAAGTTCATATAGTTGTTTTATGGGCTATATATACAATAGTTGTAACAATCAAGCTGATGACCCTGTCTTGTCCCTCCCACACAGTGAACATTGATGTATTTCCATTTCCTTAAATGGACAGTATTCTGGTGGTgaattaacttatatatatatgaacagtacctaatattttatatgactGTGAGTgtattcacttttaattttgCCATGTATCTCAACTAGGTATCAACCAATTTATTCAGGAGATGTCAAAATTgggtatattaattaattataatttccaaatttcaggcaaaaatttagacaaattttaattattgtcTACGGTTCCAGCGAGGGTTTTCAAACTTTTTCCCAAGAGGTAGCAATCGTGGCAAATGCACCCTTAATGTTATTGCGACATGATTCCTCCATGGCAAATAACACAATTGCCACGCCACGACCTCATGGTGATTATACCTTCCCTACGAGTTAGTTTTGATGGGGAAAAGTATTGCATCATTAATACAAAAGTATTTTCCACATTATCCCTTCATGGAAAGTAAGTTTTTCCCACGATCACATTTCATGGGTAAGCTATCATGCATATTTAACACATCCTTATTTCCCACAAACGGTAAGGGTGGGTAATAGTTTACCCACCAATTTTACTCGTGGGACTTGAACCTTTTACCCACAATCACATTTTATGGGTAAACTAGCAACACTTCTTAACACGAACTTATTTCCCACAAGCGCTAAGGGTGGGTAATAGTTTTCCCCACTGATTCTACTCGTGGTACTTGACCCTTTTACCCaccatcatatttcatggtAAACTGTCATGCACATATTTAACACATCCTTATTTCCGACAAGATACAATCGGTGGGTAATAGTTCTACGCACCGGTAGTACTCGTGGGACTTGATCGTTTTACCACAAGATTCATAGAACTTAAATTCCCTTTTGCCACGTAAATAGAAGTTTTGGCCACGAAAGGTTCTGTGTGGAAACACTGGTATTATCCACGAGTTAGAGTTATCGTGGAGAATAATACTTTTTGTGGCGAACTATACGCCACGAGACTCCCACGGACAGAGTTGGTGGGTAAAAGGGTTTTCCCACGAAAAACCGATCTTTTGTCAAGAATTTTCTCCGTGGGAAAATACAGTAATTTTTGTAGTGAAATAgcctaaaaaatatattttttcttgactagttcaaaaataggaaaattttGAGACTAGTTGAAGAGGGCATATTTGGACATTATGACAATTCTCATAATTcttaaaacttctcataattttatttctacatatcaCTCAAACGCatgacaaaattattttcaatttaaatttctagcttttttcatataattatcattgcctaattattattcaaacataaaaatcaatacaaattttacaaacttcacaacaaagcacaaaaattaatacaacttttacaaacgttaaaacaaaacataaaactcaatataaattttacaaagtaTCATTTTTTCCAACTAGTcaggaaaatatatttgtttcgTCGACTGGactagtaaaaagaaaatatctaatTCACTTGAAAATGATTCTCTAATAGAGATCATTTTcgatttgaaaaatgataaacacacttCACTTTTCACAATACACTACacaaacatgttttaaaattaatggTACTTTAGTAAATTACAATATGAAAGTAATATCACCTTATGAAAATACTCCCACTTTAAAACATGTACTATGACATATATTGTGAAATGTATTGATACATGGATCGTATTATGGTATAAGACAATTGTAGTGGGTAAAAACAAGCTCCTCCTCTGAACTTCTCTCGTCTCTCCCGAACCCGCCGCCTCCCTCAGCGCCTCGAACCCGTCTctctcgagggggtgggagcttcggctccttccccctcGCCCCACCTCTCCCTCTTCCGTCTGCTCTGTGCCACAGCAGCtccgtttttgtgttttttgttttgtaggctTAATAAGGGGGAACACCGGATATGGTCTCTCCGGCGACAATAGATCAGCACGAGCCTCCCCTTGGTGTTGCCCAGTCGCCGATCTTCAAGTCCACCGAAGGCGATGCCATCCGGAGTGGCGAGTTGCTCGCACGCGCGGCCAACAA
Protein-coding sequences here:
- the LOC118348671 gene encoding uncharacterized protein LOC118348671, producing MEQLHEVSNVQFGKSTKKRKRMPNELNWTKKCIFFELPYWLDLGLRHNLDVMHIEKNICDSILGTLMNIEGKSKDTANACRDLEDLGLRKELHLRHDGNHTSMSLACYMLNVTERRSFCARLSEVKFPDGFASNIARCVNITEGKIIGMKSHDCHIFMQYLLPVVIGGYLRPDIRGALIEFCSFFKELCSRTLDITVLERLQANIPIILCKLEMIFPPAFFDIMVHLAIHLPDEALLAGPVQYRWMYPFERYLGKFKRYVRNRARPEGSIAEAYVHVECLTFCSMYLNDIETRYNREERNIDLVGLSRGKFIGFLPKSAPVRGSKNGKITRCTFFQGRVIAELHAKTPPEVTDDIYALACGPDPLVASYAGCIMNGIRFHTNDLEGRRRTQNSGVVVHADHEGLPIDFYGVLQDIIELRYMGWRKCFLFKCDWWDIGDTRRGIHIGDHFTSVNTSRQWYKDEPFALACQALQVFYIKDPTLGGSWHAVHKITNRNVYNIPHKTSDLHELDDELHVVETEDDSDTDVRNYGNVNETNPGMLNPLTRVNEDHLPVDDATLSPEQLAEESADEAFTDDENINSVFWMENIDEGDGDGTE